Proteins found in one Hyphomicrobiales bacterium genomic segment:
- the betC gene encoding choline-sulfatase, with the protein MVDQLAGTFFPDGPAEFLRTPHLAALATRSVRFANAYTASPLCAPGRASFMSGQLPSRTRVYDNAAEFASAIPTYAHHLRRAGYQTCLSGKMHFVGPDQLHGFEERLTTDIYPADFGWTPDYRKPGERIDWWYHNMASVTGAGVAEITNQLEYDDEVAYHAVRKVYDLARGADERPWMLTVSFTHPHDPFVARRRYWDLYADCGHLLPVVPAMPYEAHDAHARRIFDANDWCSYDIRDEHIRRARRAYFANISYLDDKIGEIFSALEATRQEAIVVFVSDHGDMLGERGLWYKMNFFEGSARVPLMIAAPGLAPRLVTAPVSTMDVTPTLADLAGIDLADVLTWTDGESLLPLARGIPRTSPVLMEYAAEASIAPLVGIRDGKWKYIHCEADAPMLFDLEADPHELSNLAGDPAHAGATARMAAAVAARWDMARFDAEVRESQARRWVVYEALRNGNYFPWDFQPLQKASERYMRNHMDLNILETSKRFPRSE; encoded by the coding sequence ATGGTCGATCAGCTCGCCGGGACCTTCTTTCCCGACGGTCCAGCCGAATTCCTGCGCACGCCGCACCTTGCCGCGCTCGCCACCCGCTCGGTGCGCTTCGCCAACGCCTATACGGCCTCCCCGCTCTGCGCCCCGGGCCGCGCGAGCTTCATGTCTGGCCAGCTCCCCTCGCGCACCCGCGTCTACGACAATGCCGCCGAATTCGCCTCCGCGATCCCGACCTATGCCCATCACCTGCGCCGGGCCGGCTACCAGACCTGCCTTTCCGGCAAGATGCACTTCGTCGGACCGGATCAATTGCACGGCTTCGAGGAGCGACTGACCACGGATATTTATCCCGCCGACTTCGGCTGGACCCCCGACTACCGCAAGCCCGGCGAGCGCATCGACTGGTGGTATCACAACATGGCCTCGGTCACCGGCGCCGGCGTCGCCGAAATCACGAACCAGCTCGAATACGATGACGAGGTCGCCTACCACGCCGTGCGCAAGGTCTACGATCTCGCCCGCGGCGCCGACGAGCGGCCCTGGATGCTGACGGTGAGCTTCACCCATCCGCACGACCCCTTCGTCGCCCGTCGCCGCTACTGGGATCTGTACGCGGACTGCGGCCACCTGTTGCCCGTCGTCCCCGCCATGCCCTACGAGGCGCACGACGCCCACGCCCGCCGCATCTTCGATGCCAACGACTGGTGCAGCTACGACATCCGCGACGAGCACATCCGCCGGGCCCGCCGCGCCTATTTCGCCAACATCTCCTACCTCGACGACAAGATCGGCGAGATTTTCTCTGCCCTCGAGGCGACCCGCCAGGAGGCGATCGTCGTTTTCGTCTCCGACCACGGCGACATGCTTGGCGAGCGCGGCCTCTGGTACAAGATGAACTTCTTCGAGGGCTCGGCCCGCGTGCCGCTGATGATCGCCGCCCCTGGTCTGGCCCCGCGCCTCGTCACCGCTCCCGTCTCGACCATGGACGTGACGCCGACCCTCGCCGATCTCGCCGGCATCGACCTTGCCGACGTCTTGACCTGGACGGACGGCGAGAGCCTGCTGCCGCTCGCCCGCGGCATACCCCGAACCTCGCCCGTGCTCATGGAGTACGCCGCCGAGGCCTCGATCGCCCCGCTGGTGGGCATCCGCGATGGAAAGTGGAAATATATCCACTGCGAGGCCGACGCCCCGATGCTCTTCGACCTCGAGGCCGACCCGCACGAGCTTTCCAACCTCGCGGGCGACCCCGCCCACGCCGGGGCAACAGCCCGCATGGCCGCCGCCGTCGCCGCCCGCTGGGACATGGCCCGCTTCGATGCCGAGGTGCGCGAGAGCCAGGCGCGCCGATGGGTGGTCTATGAAGCACTGCGCAACGGCAATTACTTCCCCTGGGACTTCCAGCCCCTGCAGAAGGCGTCCGAGCGCTACATGCGCAATCACATGGACCTCAACATCCTCGAGACGTCGAAGCGCTTTCCCCGGAGCGAGTGA
- a CDS encoding nucleoside-diphosphate kinase codes for MAVQRTFSIIKPDATARNLTGKINAVIEEAGLRIVAQKRVRWTRAQAEKFYEEHAGRGFYGELVEFMTSGPIVVQVLEGEDAIAKYRTVMGKTNPADADPGTIRKLFAKSVGENSVHGSDKPESAAREIELNFRLDEIVG; via the coding sequence ATGGCTGTCCAGCGCACGTTCTCCATCATCAAACCCGATGCCACCGCCCGCAACCTCACCGGCAAGATCAACGCCGTGATCGAGGAGGCAGGTCTTCGCATCGTCGCCCAGAAGCGGGTCCGCTGGACGCGGGCGCAGGCCGAGAAGTTCTACGAGGAGCACGCCGGGCGCGGCTTCTACGGCGAACTGGTCGAGTTCATGACCTCCGGCCCGATCGTCGTCCAGGTGCTGGAGGGCGAGGATGCGATCGCCAAGTACCGCACCGTGATGGGCAAGACCAACCCGGCAGACGCCGACCCGGGCACCATCCGCAAGCTCTTTGCCAAGTCGGTCGGCGAGAACTCGGTGCACGGCTCCGACAAACCGGAATCGGCGGCCCGCGAGATCGAGCTCAACTTCCGTCTCGACGAAATCGTCGGCTGA
- a CDS encoding RidA family protein yields the protein MRQHISSGSRFESLVGYSRAVVDGEWIFVSGTTGFDYKTMTLADGVVAQCRQTLDNISAALTAAGSSLDDVVRVTYILPDRTEFEPCFPLLSEAFAKARPAATMFVAELIDPAIRIEIEVTARRRMSAPG from the coding sequence ATGCGCCAGCACATTTCGTCGGGCTCACGCTTCGAGAGCCTCGTCGGCTATTCGCGTGCCGTCGTCGACGGCGAATGGATTTTCGTCTCCGGCACCACCGGTTTCGACTACAAGACGATGACGCTGGCGGATGGCGTCGTCGCCCAATGCCGCCAGACCCTCGACAACATTTCGGCCGCGCTCACCGCCGCCGGTTCCTCGTTGGACGATGTCGTGCGCGTCACCTACATCCTGCCCGACCGCACCGAGTTCGAGCCCTGCTTCCCGCTCCTTTCCGAGGCCTTCGCCAAGGCGCGTCCCGCCGCCACGATGTTCGTTGCGGAATTGATCGACCCCGCGATCCGGATCGAGATCGAGGTCACGGCGCGCCGGCGCATGAGCGCGCCGGGCTGA
- a CDS encoding GNAT family N-acetyltransferase: protein MTEPGKENRPRIRPVVPGEHARWLEMFEAYAAFYRVTLPEGAAGTVWGWIADAGEPFWCDVAEAADGRLVGLVQYQLMHRSLGGGHVVYLSDLYVEPGIRGGGTGRALIEHVIAFARARGIANVRWLTQEFNYPARTLYDTFAPKSDFILYSVPTGA, encoded by the coding sequence ATGACGGAACCTGGAAAGGAAAATCGACCGCGGATCAGGCCGGTGGTGCCGGGCGAGCATGCGCGCTGGCTCGAGATGTTCGAGGCCTATGCGGCATTCTACCGGGTGACGCTGCCCGAGGGCGCAGCCGGGACCGTCTGGGGCTGGATCGCGGATGCGGGCGAGCCCTTCTGGTGCGACGTCGCCGAGGCAGCGGACGGGCGGCTCGTCGGGCTCGTGCAATACCAGCTCATGCACCGTTCACTCGGCGGCGGGCACGTCGTCTATCTCAGCGATCTCTACGTCGAGCCGGGCATCCGGGGCGGCGGCACGGGGCGGGCGCTGATCGAGCACGTCATCGCGTTCGCGCGGGCGCGCGGCATCGCGAACGTGCGCTGGCTGACGCAGGAGTTCAATTACCCGGCGCGGACCCTCTACGACACTTTCGCGCCGAAGTCGGATTTCATTCTCTATTCGGTGCCGACGGGGGCGTGA